The Eublepharis macularius isolate TG4126 chromosome 15, MPM_Emac_v1.0, whole genome shotgun sequence genomic interval gttcCTTTGTTGGTGGCTGCCAACCGCAAGATCCATTGGCCAAGGGCCTTGCGCACTTTTGTGAAACATAGCAGCTGGCACATTGGGCACCAGGGCTCAGAAGAGCCACGTGCGGCTCTTGACTGAGCCGTCACACAGGTCTAATGCATATGGCatcacagaaatttgaaaaacccAAGAAGGCCCTCTGATGACGCAGGAGGGAATGTGCAGGCGAAATGGTTACCAATGAGGGAAAGTGTACAGAGCAGAACATTTTGGTGTGTGTGGATACTTCTTTGCTAGCACAGACGCTTTTACATTTGCAATGGCAATGACTGCAAATTGGTGGATTGTCACTGTGTGAATGTTTGGTTTCAGCTTCCATAGAAAAGAGAGGCTTTGCTTCCTCCTTGCACAGTCCCAGGGAATGGTTTCCAAGCCCAGAGAGATTATGCCTGTGGCCAAAGATTCCTGGCAGCAATCTGTCCTTTGCTACTCTGTCTACCGACAGAGAGTAACCTGaagcttggggttttttttgtctttttcctGTTCCACTCACTGGATTTCATCCCCAAGACTCAAAGCAGGCAGGGAGGAAATGTATTGCCAGGCCGTATGATGCCCCCATTGGGGATTGTAGGACAAGAACAAGAGGGAAAGAGAGTAGAAAAATTCCCTTCTTCTGATGACAATTATATATAAACAGaatactccccccccaccccagcagtcaCTGTTAGTCACATCTTTTTATTACATGATCTCAGGGAGGTTTACAGATATGCTCTAACCCTCTTCCTCGCTCAAAAGTTGTTGAGGCACTAGTCCCTCAGGTGCAAACAGGTAGACTGGGGTTCTGTTCTTGGAAAATCACTGAGCCTCATGGGTGTCGACCCACTTCTTGAAGTCCACAGTGTGTTCTCTGATTTTCTCCAGAACTGGGCCCACGTGAGGCTTCAGAGAGTTGGTAGCGCTCTCCACGTTTTCTCTGAACCTCTCCCGCACCTCATCCGCCAAGGGCTGCAAGGCTACCCGGAATTCTTGCAACCGGTTCTGAACATTCCTGATGTAAGGGCCCAGCTCAGTTCCCAGCTGTTCCAGTTGCAGTGCCAGCTTCTCCTTCTGGTTTTTGTTTAATTCCTGTATTCCGGTACGGAGAGCATCGGCATACGTCTTCACCTGATCTACTACTGGTTTGGCATAGGGGTTCACAACAGGTTCCAACCTGTCATAGAGCTCTACCGTAGCAGGCTGCAGCTTAGTTACGGATCCCGAAAACACGTAAAAAGCCTTTTCTGCCACACCCGTTGGGATTCCAACAACCAGGTCAAAGGTTTGTGAGACCTCGCTAGGCAATTCGGTCTTTAGTTTCTGAAAATGTCGTTTGATGTCTGAAAACCTTTCACCAATGTGGAccctgaagagaggaaaagaaaaagagagaggtttggggagggggaattgaGTCAACTCTGCACGCTTGTGCATCAGTGAATTTTAGTGCTTCAACATGAGGATATGAATCGCCAATAATTTTGGCTTCATGCCTGTTCCCAGGCATCAATAAACATAGCCTCACCAACAACCTAACAACTTAACCAAGAGGCTTCTTCAAGGGAGAGCGACTGCAACCAAAATAGAAACAAAAGCTCCCTCAAATTCAGTATAAATCAATATATAATTAATATGTAAAGTGCTCTGTGCTCAAAATAAATATTACATCAAGAGATCATCAAAACCATCAATGCAATATGTCAAGAATATTAAATACAAACAATCAATAAAGGTACAATTTGTtcacgattcggtttcgttttctccgccatgtcggacgctcctcttcgctggctcgagaggaagcggccgagcaccctgtccgggcggctgatctgcgaagattagcccccaaa includes:
- the LOC129343047 gene encoding uncharacterized protein LOC129343047 isoform X1, which produces MKLLAITLVLATLTGCQASVLRDDLETVQHYFEQYFRNMSRTIGSWDSVLSDEPISKAQQLVQNIREYYTDIRRGIDEQLAVVSRSNLAHETMVHIGERFSDIKRHFQKLKTELPSEVSQTFDLVVGIPTGVAEKAFYVFSGSVTKLQPATVELYDRLEPVVNPYAKPVVDQVKTYADALRTGIQELNKNQKEKLALQLEQLGTELGPYIRNVQNRLQEFRVALQPLADEVRERFRENVESATNSLKPHVGPVLEKIREHTVDFKKWVDTHEAQ
- the LOC129343047 gene encoding uncharacterized protein LOC129343047 isoform X2 is translated as MPILSAGFGSWDSVLSDEPISKAQQLVQNIREYYTDIRRGIDEQLAVVSRSNLAHETMVHIGERFSDIKRHFQKLKTELPSEVSQTFDLVVGIPTGVAEKAFYVFSGSVTKLQPATVELYDRLEPVVNPYAKPVVDQVKTYADALRTGIQELNKNQKEKLALQLEQLGTELGPYIRNVQNRLQEFRVALQPLADEVRERFRENVESATNSLKPHVGPVLEKIREHTVDFKKWVDTHEAQ